A genome region from Macrobrachium rosenbergii isolate ZJJX-2024 chromosome 42, ASM4041242v1, whole genome shotgun sequence includes the following:
- the LOC136828158 gene encoding uncharacterized protein — protein sequence MKFATLTLLLALVALSAAAPGFKGGFGGGFGKKGFGGGFGGFGGGFGGGFGAPIIPVVAPIPVIAKPIGGLYGGGFGGGFGGFGGGFGGFGGGFGGKGFGGYGYGK from the exons ATGAAGTTT GCCACACTGACCCTCCTCCTCGCCCTCGTGGCCCTGTCAGCCGCCGCTCCAGGTTTCAAGGGCGGCTTTGGAGGAGGCTTTGGGAAGAAAGGGTTCGGCGGAGGCTTCGGAGGCTTCGGCGGAGGCTTCGGCGGAGGCTTCGGCGCCCCAATCATCCCAGTGGTAGCTCCAATCCCTGTTATCGCCAAACCCATCGGAGGACTGTACGGAGGCGGCTTCGGAGGCGGTTTCGGAGGCTTCGGAGGCGGTTTCGGAGGCTTCGGAGGCGGTTTCGGAGGCAAAGGCTTCGGAGGTTACGGCTACGGAAAGTAA